From the genome of bacterium:
GAGAGTTCGTGAAATCTTTTTAGTTTCCTCCTCTGTTATGAGTGGCCCGTGGATTCTCACCTTTTCTGACGTTCCCGGAGGTATGAAGATCATATCTCCTCTTCCCAATAGTTTTTCAGCTCCCCCATCATCTAAGATTGTTTTTGAGTCAACTCTACTTGGAACTTTAAAGGCAATTCTTACGGGAAAGTTTGCCTTTATCATGCCTGTGATAACGTCTACCGAAGGCCTTTGTGTGGCTACAATTAGGTGAATTCCAACCGCTCTTGCCATTTGTGCAAGTCTCGCCAGTGGTTCTTCAATTTCTCTTCCTGTGGTGATAATGAGGTCGGCAAATTCATCAATTATAATGACGAGATATGGAATGGGTTCACCACCAGATTTGACCATTTTTTCATTGTAGCTGGAGATGTCCCTTGCAGTTTCTTTTGCAAACAACTTGTAGCGATAATCCATCCATTTAACTGCTTTTTTAAGTACCTCCACCGCAAGCTTTCTATCCTTTACTACCGGAAGAAGGAGGTGCGGAATTCCTTCGTAAAGAGAGAGTTCTATTCGTTTTGGGTCAATTAGAACGAATCTTACCTGTTCAGGTTTATTTCTAAAAATTATACTGGTAATGATAGTATTAATGCACACTGACTTTCCGCTCCCCGTTGAACCGGCTATAAGGAGGTGGGGCATGTTGGAAAGGTCGGCATAGACAGGATTACCAGCGGTGTCGACACCGAGGGCAAAGGCTAAAGGCGTTTCTAAATTGAAAAATTCAGCCCTTTCAACTAGTGCCCTCAAATACACCGTCTTCCTGTTTTTATTTGGAATTTCAAAGCCTACTAACCCTTTGTTTGGAAGAGGTGCAATTATCCTTATTGCATTTGACCTCATTCTTAGGGCAATGTCATCGGCTAGGGAGGAAATTTTTGAGAGTCTTATACCGGGGGCGGGTTCGTACTCGTATCTCGTTACCACTGGTCCTGGGTAGTAATTTACAACCTTACCCTCTATATTAAACTCTCTCAGTTTTTCTTCAATTAAAGTTTTGTTTTTTTCCAGTTCCTGTTTTGAGTCGGTGGCATCAAAAGGTTCTGCGGGTTTAAGAAGATTTATGAGGGTATGGGGATCGATTTCCTCTTCATCGGCAGTTGGTAAGGGTTTTTGATATTTTGAGCTTGTTTGGGTTAAAGTCTCTTTTACCTTTGGCTCCGTTTTTGGGGGTTCCTTCTCTTTATTAGATTCCCTTTTTATCTCCTCTTTCTCTTTCTTTCTTTTTTTCAAAAGACGCGGCACATTTATGATAAACGAGGACATTATTATAAAAAGAATGGAAACAATTATTTTACCAGCGATGCCAAGATTGTTTAAAAGAAATGTAGAAACTCTCACTGAGAGGTTTCCCGAGAGGGGGATGGGTAAGTACAAAGAAATGATGAATAGAATGACGAAAATTGCCAAAAGTTCTAATAAAAATTCCTTTTTTGCCCTATTTAAAAAAACCATGAAGCCATAGATAGAAAAGATTAAGGAAATCAGCGCTGAAAGCAGGTAGCCTATTTTTGTCACAAGAATGGATGCAATTATATAACCGAGTTTTCCTCCCCAGTTTGTAATTTCGCTTTCTGGTAAATACGATGCTACGCTAATAAGTAGGAATAAGAAACCGAAGGAAAAAAACAGGGAGGCAATACGTTCGCTAATAAAGAGTTTGTTATCAGAACTTAAATATAGTAGGTAACCGGTGAAGGCAAATAGTAAAAGAAGAATCAGAAGTTCCATGGATAAATAATAAGCTAAAGGCCAGGACTTATCAAATCATTTATATGGTTTTCTAAACAAAAAAACAAGAAGTTCAAACTCTTTTTTAAACTCTTTTTTGCTTCCCGGATCAAGGATTTTTTTGCTAAAGACCGGAGTTTTTAATAATTCGTTCTTAAATTCCCACGAATGTATGTAAACTTTCCCGTGTAATTTTTTGATCTCGTTTATCTCCTCTGGAGTAAACCATTTAAGATTAATTTCCCTAAGCCTGGTGGTATCCACGACAATAGAATCTATTCTCATGTAATCCAATATTGTGTAAATTTGCTCTTTATTATATTTCCCAAGTCTTAAGAGGGTGCTTCTTGCATTTATTGTGTTTTCAAATATTTCTCCCTCTAAGGCTTTGAGGGGAGTAGTTTCAATTCCAAGTTTTTCAATTTCTTGAATTGCTGCTTTACTAAGAGTGTACCTAATTGGATGCCTTACTGTGAGCTGAAAAACGTTCTGAGTGAAAAATAGCATTACAAAGGAAAGGATTCCGGCGGAAATGGGTGTTATGATCCATGCAAGTGCTATATCTTTAAGGACTTTAAAGTTTATAAGCCTACCTGCTCCCCTTG
Proteins encoded in this window:
- a CDS encoding DNA translocase FtsK, which encodes MELLILLLLFAFTGYLLYLSSDNKLFISERIASLFFSFGFLFLLISVASYLPESEITNWGGKLGYIIASILVTKIGYLLSALISLIFSIYGFMVFLNRAKKEFLLELLAIFVILFIISLYLPIPLSGNLSVRVSTFLLNNLGIAGKIIVSILFIIMSSFIINVPRLLKKRKKEKEEIKRESNKEKEPPKTEPKVKETLTQTSSKYQKPLPTADEEEIDPHTLINLLKPAEPFDATDSKQELEKNKTLIEEKLREFNIEGKVVNYYPGPVVTRYEYEPAPGIRLSKISSLADDIALRMRSNAIRIIAPLPNKGLVGFEIPNKNRKTVYLRALVERAEFFNLETPLAFALGVDTAGNPVYADLSNMPHLLIAGSTGSGKSVCINTIITSIIFRNKPEQVRFVLIDPKRIELSLYEGIPHLLLPVVKDRKLAVEVLKKAVKWMDYRYKLFAKETARDISSYNEKMVKSGGEPIPYLVIIIDEFADLIITTGREIEEPLARLAQMARAVGIHLIVATQRPSVDVITGMIKANFPVRIAFKVPSRVDSKTILDDGGAEKLLGRGDMIFIPPGTSEKVRIHGPLITEEETKKISRTLTHHYLIRTIKSYFGLEAQKAVELVEELMDENLYLPFIRVDEPGLKELEEKTTELLCEYLELEPQIVKEKMNEIRNNYYRKIPEMTEIPLAETEEEIGVEEGEWDPMLEEAARAVILEGKASATLLQRRLKLGFARAARVIDQLEQLGIIGPQEGTKPRKVLIKLEDLERIFKKERN